The Streptomyces sp. NBC_01197 genome window below encodes:
- a CDS encoding fumarate hydratase has translation MPEFAYSDLLPVGADTTPYRLVTAEGVSTFEADGRTFLKVEPEALRTLAAAAMHDISHYLRPAHLAQLRKIVDDPEASSNDKFVALDLLKNANIAAAGVLPMCQDTGTAIVMGKRGQSVLTSGGDEEALSHGIFDAYTKLNLRYSQMAPLTMWEEKNTGSNLPAQIELYATDGGAYKFLFMAKGGGSANKSFLYQETKAVLNEASMMKFLEEKIRSLGTAACPPYHLAITVGGTSAEFALKTAKYASAHYLDELPTEGSPTGHGFRDTDLEQKVFELTQKIGIGAQFGGKYFCHDVRVVRLPRHGASLPVAIAVSCSADRQAVAKITAEGVFLEQLETDPARFLPDTTDEHLQDSDVVKIDLNRPMDDILAELTKFPVKTRLSLTGPLVVARDIAHAKIKERLDAGEEMPQYLKDHPVYYAGPAKTPEGYASGSFGPTTAGRMDSYVEQFQAAGGSRVMLAKGNRSQQVTDACGSHGGFYLGSIGGPAARLAQDCIKKVEVLEYEELGMEAVWKIEVEDFPAFIVVDDKGNDFFQAPAESPTILSIPVRAPGQA, from the coding sequence ATGCCAGAGTTTGCGTACTCCGATCTGCTTCCCGTGGGAGCGGACACCACGCCGTACCGGCTGGTGACCGCCGAGGGCGTCTCCACCTTCGAAGCCGACGGGCGTACGTTCCTCAAGGTCGAGCCCGAGGCGCTGCGCACGCTCGCCGCCGCGGCCATGCATGACATCTCGCACTATCTGCGCCCGGCCCACCTCGCTCAGCTGCGCAAGATCGTCGACGACCCCGAGGCCTCGTCCAACGACAAGTTCGTCGCGCTGGACCTGCTGAAGAACGCCAACATCGCGGCCGCGGGCGTCCTTCCGATGTGCCAGGACACCGGCACCGCGATCGTCATGGGCAAGCGCGGCCAGTCCGTGCTGACCTCGGGCGGCGACGAGGAAGCCCTGTCCCACGGCATCTTCGACGCGTACACGAAGCTCAATCTGCGGTACTCGCAGATGGCCCCGCTCACCATGTGGGAGGAGAAGAACACCGGCTCGAACCTGCCCGCGCAGATCGAGCTGTACGCCACCGACGGCGGCGCGTACAAGTTCCTCTTCATGGCCAAGGGCGGCGGCTCCGCCAACAAGTCGTTCCTCTACCAGGAGACCAAGGCCGTCCTCAACGAGGCGTCCATGATGAAGTTCCTGGAGGAGAAGATCCGGTCCCTCGGGACGGCCGCGTGCCCGCCGTACCACCTGGCGATCACCGTGGGCGGCACGTCGGCCGAGTTCGCGCTGAAGACCGCCAAGTACGCCTCCGCGCACTACCTGGACGAGCTGCCCACCGAGGGCTCCCCCACCGGGCACGGCTTCCGCGACACGGACCTTGAGCAGAAGGTCTTCGAGCTGACGCAGAAGATCGGCATCGGCGCGCAGTTCGGCGGGAAGTACTTCTGCCACGACGTCCGCGTCGTCCGGCTGCCCCGGCACGGCGCCTCGCTGCCCGTCGCCATCGCCGTGTCCTGCTCGGCCGACCGGCAGGCCGTCGCGAAGATCACCGCCGAGGGTGTCTTCCTGGAGCAGCTGGAGACCGACCCGGCGCGCTTCCTGCCCGACACCACCGACGAGCACCTGCAGGACAGCGACGTCGTGAAGATCGACCTGAACCGGCCGATGGACGACATCCTCGCCGAGCTGACCAAGTTCCCGGTCAAGACCCGGCTCTCGCTGACCGGGCCGCTGGTCGTGGCGCGCGACATCGCGCACGCCAAGATCAAGGAGCGGCTGGACGCCGGCGAGGAGATGCCGCAGTACCTGAAGGACCACCCGGTCTACTACGCGGGCCCCGCCAAGACCCCCGAGGGTTACGCGTCCGGCTCGTTCGGCCCGACCACGGCGGGCAGGATGGACTCGTACGTGGAGCAGTTCCAGGCCGCCGGCGGCTCCAGGGTGATGCTCGCCAAGGGGAACCGCTCGCAGCAGGTTACCGACGCGTGCGGCAGCCACGGCGGCTTCTACCTCGGCTCGATCGGCGGCCCGGCGGCCCGGCTCGCCCAGGACTGCATCAAGAAGGTCGAGGTCCTGGAGTACGAGGAGCTGGGCATGGAAGCCGTGTGGAAGATCGAGGTCGAGGACTTCCCCGCGTTCATCGTGGTGGACGACAAGGGCAACGACTTCTTCCAGGCGCCCGCCGAGTCCCCCACCATCCTCAGCATCCCGGTCCGCGCCCCCGGCCAGGCGTAG
- a CDS encoding class II fumarate hydratase: MTEQYRTEHDSMGEVRVPAGAKWRAQTQRAVENFPVSGQTLERAHIEALARIKAAAAKVNAGLGVVEEDLARAVQEAAAEVADGRWDGEFPVDVFQTGSGTSSNMNMNEVLATLATERLGRQVHPNDHVNASQSSNDVFPSSIHIAATAAVTRDLIPALDHLAEALERKAGEFSDVVKSGRTHLMDATPVTLGQEFGGYAAQIRYGVERLNSSLPRLAELPLGGTAVGTGINTPPGFSAAVIAEVARTTGLPLTEARNHFEAQGARDGLVETSGQLRTIGAGLTKISNDLRWMASGPRTGLAEISLPDLQPGSSIMPGKVNPVIPEAVLMVAAQVTGNDATVAAAGAAGNFELNVMLPVIAKNVLESVRLLANVSRLLADRTVDGITAHPERAREYAESSPSVVTPLNKYIGYEEAAKVAKRAVTERRTIRDVVLDEGYVERGDLTAEQLDAALDVLSMTRPATREQRP; encoded by the coding sequence ATGACTGAGCAGTACCGGACCGAGCACGACTCCATGGGCGAGGTACGGGTCCCCGCCGGCGCCAAGTGGCGCGCCCAGACCCAGCGGGCCGTGGAGAACTTCCCCGTCTCGGGCCAGACCCTGGAGCGGGCACACATCGAGGCGCTGGCCCGGATCAAGGCCGCGGCCGCGAAGGTCAACGCCGGGCTCGGGGTCGTCGAAGAGGATCTCGCGCGGGCGGTCCAGGAGGCGGCGGCCGAGGTCGCCGACGGGCGGTGGGACGGCGAGTTCCCGGTGGACGTCTTCCAGACGGGGTCCGGCACGTCCTCCAACATGAACATGAACGAGGTCCTCGCCACGCTCGCCACCGAGCGGCTGGGGCGCCAGGTGCACCCCAACGACCATGTGAACGCCTCGCAGTCGTCCAACGACGTCTTCCCGTCGTCGATCCACATCGCGGCGACGGCGGCCGTCACCCGTGACCTGATCCCGGCGCTCGACCACCTGGCCGAGGCGCTGGAGCGCAAGGCCGGGGAGTTCTCGGACGTGGTCAAGTCCGGGCGTACGCATCTGATGGACGCCACACCGGTGACGCTCGGCCAGGAGTTCGGCGGGTACGCGGCGCAGATCCGGTACGGCGTCGAGCGGCTCAACTCCTCGCTGCCCCGTCTCGCCGAACTGCCCCTGGGCGGTACGGCGGTGGGCACCGGCATCAACACCCCGCCCGGCTTCTCGGCCGCCGTCATCGCCGAGGTGGCCCGGACGACGGGGCTGCCGCTGACCGAGGCCCGCAACCACTTCGAGGCGCAGGGCGCCCGGGACGGGCTCGTCGAGACGTCCGGCCAGCTCCGGACGATCGGAGCCGGGCTGACGAAGATCTCCAACGATCTGCGCTGGATGGCCTCGGGCCCGCGAACCGGCCTCGCCGAGATCTCGCTGCCCGACCTCCAGCCCGGTTCGTCCATCATGCCCGGCAAGGTCAATCCGGTGATCCCGGAGGCGGTGCTGATGGTGGCGGCGCAGGTCACGGGCAACGACGCGACGGTCGCCGCGGCCGGGGCGGCGGGCAACTTCGAGCTGAACGTGATGCTCCCGGTCATCGCCAAGAACGTCCTGGAGTCGGTGCGGCTGCTGGCCAACGTCTCCCGGCTGCTCGCGGACCGCACGGTCGACGGGATCACCGCGCACCCGGAGCGGGCCCGGGAGTACGCGGAGTCCTCGCCGTCGGTGGTCACGCCGCTGAACAAGTACATCGGGTACGAGGAGGCCGCGAAGGTCGCCAAGCGGGCGGTGACCGAGCGCAGGACCATCCGGGACGTCGTGCTGGACGAGGGGTACGTGGAGCGTGGCGACCTGACGGCGGAGCAACTGGACGCGGCGCTGGACGTCCTGAGCATGACGCGGCCCGCGACCCGCGAACAGCGGCCGTGA
- a CDS encoding DUF1707 SHOCT-like domain-containing protein, whose amino-acid sequence MDLEKHAQQPRPVGIRASDADRDRIADILRDALAEGRLDADEHSERIESVYRAKTLAELEPLVQDLPAATTGSRPGPGAAQYAVADDPEAPVTAENLVAVFSSSTRKGRWRIGRRTNAFSLFGNVEIDLTEALFEQRLTVINATAIFGNVEVRVPENVTLRGSGTGIFGNFEVDTLESENPEAPVVVVNGYAVFSNIEAKPKRGKLVADLRTLVDKKLRKHLG is encoded by the coding sequence GTGGACCTCGAAAAGCACGCCCAGCAGCCGCGGCCCGTCGGCATCCGCGCGTCCGACGCCGACCGCGACCGGATCGCGGACATCCTCAGGGACGCCCTGGCCGAGGGGCGCCTCGACGCCGATGAGCACTCCGAGCGGATCGAGTCGGTCTACCGCGCGAAGACCCTCGCCGAGCTGGAGCCGCTGGTGCAGGATCTGCCGGCCGCCACCACCGGCAGCCGCCCCGGCCCCGGTGCCGCGCAGTACGCGGTCGCGGACGACCCGGAGGCCCCGGTCACCGCGGAGAACCTGGTCGCGGTCTTCTCCAGCTCGACCCGGAAGGGCCGTTGGCGCATCGGCCGCAGGACGAACGCCTTCTCGCTTTTCGGCAATGTCGAGATCGACCTCACCGAGGCGCTGTTCGAGCAGCGCCTGACCGTCATCAACGCCACCGCGATCTTCGGCAACGTCGAGGTCAGGGTCCCGGAGAACGTCACACTGCGCGGCAGCGGCACCGGGATCTTCGGCAACTTCGAGGTCGACACGCTCGAATCGGAGAACCCGGAGGCGCCTGTCGTGGTGGTGAACGGGTACGCGGTCTTCAGCAACATCGAGGCCAAGCCGAAGCGGGGCAAGCTGGTGGCGGACCTGCGCACCCTGGTCGACAAGAAGCTGCGCAAGCACCTCGGGTAG
- a CDS encoding exodeoxyribonuclease VII small subunit: MAEAKTDGTAPGYEQARDELIEVVRRLETGGTTLEESLALWERGEELAKVCRGWLEGARARLDAALGDGTEPGEG, from the coding sequence ATGGCAGAGGCGAAGACGGATGGAACGGCCCCCGGGTACGAGCAGGCTCGCGACGAGCTGATCGAAGTCGTACGGCGTCTTGAGACCGGGGGGACGACCCTGGAGGAGTCCCTGGCACTGTGGGAGCGCGGGGAGGAACTGGCCAAGGTGTGCCGCGGCTGGCTGGAGGGCGCGCGGGCCCGGCTGGACGCGGCACTGGGGGACGGTACGGAACCGGGCGAGGGCTGA
- the xseA gene encoding exodeoxyribonuclease VII large subunit, producing the protein MALNTSADAPLPVGEVSRLIGGWIDRLGAVWVEGQITQLSRRPGAGVVFLTLRDPSYDISVSVTCFRQVFDAVADVVSEGARVVVHAKPEWYAPRGQLSLRAVEIKPVGIGELLARLEQLKRTLAAEGLFALDRKRPVPFLPQLIGLVTGRASAAERDVLENARRRWPAVRFEVRNVAVQGVHAVPQVVEAVQELDRLPGVDVIIVARGGGSVEDLLPFSDEQLIRAVAACGTPVVSAIGHEPDSPLLDLVADVRASTPTDAAKKAVPDVGEELERVRLLRDRSLRTMQGLLDREQRGLAAALARPSMERPQRMVEEREEAVDALVERSRRTLRHLLDRADSELSHTRARVVALSPAATLERGYAVLQRENGAVVRAPGEVTDGEPLRARVAGGELGVTVSPPR; encoded by the coding sequence ATGGCTCTGAATACGAGTGCGGACGCGCCGCTGCCCGTCGGCGAGGTGTCACGGCTCATCGGGGGGTGGATCGACCGGCTGGGCGCGGTGTGGGTCGAGGGGCAGATCACCCAGCTCTCGCGCCGGCCGGGCGCGGGGGTGGTGTTCCTGACGCTGCGCGACCCCTCGTACGACATCTCGGTGTCCGTGACGTGCTTCCGCCAGGTCTTCGACGCGGTCGCCGACGTGGTGTCGGAGGGTGCGCGGGTCGTGGTGCACGCGAAGCCGGAGTGGTACGCACCGCGCGGCCAGCTGTCGCTGCGGGCCGTGGAGATCAAGCCGGTGGGGATCGGTGAACTGCTCGCCCGCCTTGAGCAGTTGAAGCGGACACTGGCCGCCGAGGGACTCTTCGCCCTGGACCGCAAGAGGCCCGTTCCGTTTCTGCCGCAGCTGATCGGTCTGGTGACCGGGCGCGCGAGCGCGGCGGAACGGGACGTCCTGGAGAACGCGCGGCGGCGCTGGCCGGCCGTCCGGTTCGAGGTGCGGAACGTGGCGGTGCAGGGGGTGCACGCGGTGCCCCAGGTGGTTGAGGCCGTGCAGGAGCTGGACCGGCTGCCCGGCGTGGACGTGATCATCGTGGCCCGGGGCGGGGGCAGCGTGGAGGATCTGCTCCCCTTCTCGGACGAACAGCTGATCCGCGCCGTGGCCGCGTGCGGTACGCCGGTGGTGTCGGCGATCGGCCACGAGCCGGACTCACCGCTGCTCGACCTGGTGGCCGATGTCCGTGCGTCCACCCCGACGGACGCGGCGAAGAAGGCCGTACCGGACGTCGGGGAGGAGCTGGAGCGCGTACGGCTGCTGCGGGACCGCTCGCTGCGGACCATGCAGGGGCTGCTCGACCGGGAGCAGCGCGGGCTGGCCGCCGCCCTCGCCAGGCCGTCGATGGAGCGGCCGCAGCGGATGGTCGAGGAGCGCGAGGAAGCCGTCGACGCCCTCGTGGAGCGCAGCCGGCGGACGCTGCGGCATCTGCTGGACCGCGCGGACTCGGAGCTCTCCCACACCCGTGCCCGCGTCGTGGCGCTCTCCCCGGCGGCGACGCTGGAGCGGGGGTACGCGGTGCTGCAGCGCGAGAACGGGGCGGTGGTGCGCGCACCCGGCGAGGTCACGGACGGCGAGCCACTGCGGGCCAGGGTCGCCGGGGGCGAGCTGGGCGTGACGGTGAGCCCACCACGGTGA
- the glpX gene encoding class II fructose-bisphosphatase: MTEHHLPSQLEVSPEAPDRNLALELVRVTEAAAMAAGRWVGRGDKIGADGAAVNAMRTLVSTVSMNGVVVIGEGEKDEAPMLFNGEHIGDGTGPEVDIAVDPIDGTTLNAKGMPNAIAVLAAADRGSMFDPSAVFYMDKLVTGPEAADFVDINAPVSVNIRRVAKAKHSSPEDVTVVILDRPRHEGIVKEIRETGARIKFISDGDVAGSIMAVREGTGVDLLMGIGGTPEGIISACAIKCLGGTIQGKLWPKDDAERRRALDAGHDLDRVLSTTDLVSGDNVFFVATGITDGELLRGVRYRAETATTQSLVMRSKSGTIRQIDSTHRLSKLRAYSTVDFDRAK, from the coding sequence ATGACCGAGCATCATCTCCCTTCTCAGCTGGAGGTCTCCCCGGAGGCCCCCGACCGCAACCTCGCCCTGGAGCTCGTGCGGGTCACCGAGGCCGCCGCGATGGCCGCCGGCCGTTGGGTCGGGCGCGGCGACAAGATCGGCGCGGACGGAGCCGCGGTGAACGCGATGCGTACCCTCGTCTCCACCGTCTCCATGAACGGCGTCGTCGTCATCGGCGAGGGCGAGAAGGACGAAGCCCCGATGCTCTTCAACGGGGAGCACATCGGCGACGGCACCGGTCCTGAGGTCGACATCGCCGTCGACCCGATCGACGGCACCACGCTCAACGCCAAGGGCATGCCGAACGCCATCGCGGTACTGGCCGCCGCCGACCGCGGCTCCATGTTCGACCCGTCCGCTGTCTTCTACATGGACAAACTGGTCACCGGCCCCGAGGCCGCCGACTTCGTCGACATCAACGCCCCCGTCTCGGTCAACATCCGCCGGGTCGCCAAGGCGAAGCACTCCTCGCCCGAGGACGTGACCGTGGTCATCCTCGACCGCCCCCGCCACGAGGGCATCGTCAAGGAGATCCGGGAGACCGGCGCCCGGATCAAGTTCATCTCGGACGGCGACGTCGCCGGCTCGATCATGGCCGTACGGGAAGGGACCGGCGTCGACCTGTTGATGGGCATCGGCGGTACGCCCGAAGGCATCATCAGCGCCTGCGCGATCAAGTGCCTCGGTGGCACGATCCAGGGCAAGCTCTGGCCCAAGGACGACGCCGAGCGCCGGCGCGCCCTCGACGCGGGCCACGACCTGGACCGGGTGCTCTCCACGACCGACCTGGTCAGCGGTGACAACGTGTTCTTCGTGGCCACCGGCATCACCGACGGCGAACTGCTGCGCGGGGTGCGCTACCGGGCCGAGACCGCGACGACCCAGTCGCTGGTCATGCGCTCCAAGTCGGGCACGATCCGTCAGATCGACTCGACACACCGGCTGTCGAAGCTGCGCGCGTACAGCACGGTCGACTTCGACCGCGCCAAGTAG
- a CDS encoding APC family permease has protein sequence MTSDETAAGIGVKTPELHRNLGFRDLVVYGLLFIAPMAPVGIFGTLDAKSHGAVVLVYIAATIAMAFTAFSYAQMVRVVPLAGSVFAYARKGLGQGPGFIAGWMAMLDYLLIPAVAYLFSGIAMNSLVPSVSRWVWTALAVVVTTALNLWGVRAAARVGFAVLMLEIAVLAVFVVAAIVVLIQDGAQRGWLTPFTGDTGFSLTAVLGAVSVAVLSYLGFDAIATFAEEVTGGSAKVARAVLFCLVLAGVLFIVQSYLAAVLEPMSSAQLAAKPAAQGSAFYDTVDASVGSWLHDLVAVSKAIGAAFAALAGQAAASRLLFAMGRDRRLPHVLSRVNGPSGVPRLAVLLAAVVTLIAAVWAARRDDGLDRLVSVVDIGALTAFLLLHASVVGWFAVRKGEGPPVWWRHVLLPVLGAAVTIAVIVEATSTAQWVGLIWLVAGLMVLGVQRGSRVGREV, from the coding sequence ATGACTTCTGACGAGACGGCTGCGGGCATTGGTGTGAAGACGCCGGAACTACACCGGAATCTCGGGTTCCGGGATCTGGTCGTGTACGGGCTGCTCTTCATCGCCCCGATGGCCCCGGTCGGCATCTTCGGCACCCTCGACGCCAAGTCGCACGGCGCCGTCGTACTCGTCTACATCGCGGCGACGATCGCGATGGCCTTCACCGCGTTCAGTTACGCGCAGATGGTGCGGGTCGTCCCGCTGGCCGGTTCGGTCTTCGCGTACGCGCGCAAGGGGCTCGGCCAGGGGCCCGGGTTCATCGCCGGGTGGATGGCGATGCTCGACTATCTGCTGATCCCGGCCGTCGCGTACCTCTTCTCGGGAATCGCGATGAACTCGCTGGTGCCCTCCGTGTCGCGGTGGGTGTGGACCGCGCTCGCCGTGGTGGTGACCACGGCGCTGAACCTGTGGGGCGTACGGGCGGCAGCCCGGGTCGGCTTCGCGGTGCTCATGCTGGAGATCGCGGTTCTGGCGGTGTTCGTGGTGGCCGCGATCGTGGTGCTCATCCAGGACGGCGCACAGCGCGGCTGGCTGACGCCCTTCACCGGCGACACCGGGTTCTCGCTGACGGCGGTGCTCGGGGCGGTCTCCGTCGCGGTGCTCTCGTATCTGGGTTTCGACGCGATCGCCACGTTCGCCGAGGAGGTCACCGGCGGGTCGGCGAAGGTCGCCAGGGCGGTGCTGTTCTGCCTGGTGCTCGCGGGGGTGCTCTTCATCGTGCAGTCGTATCTGGCGGCGGTCCTGGAGCCGATGTCCTCCGCCCAGCTGGCCGCGAAGCCCGCCGCGCAGGGTTCGGCCTTCTACGACACGGTGGACGCGTCGGTCGGCAGCTGGCTGCACGACCTGGTCGCGGTGAGCAAGGCGATCGGCGCAGCCTTCGCCGCCCTCGCGGGCCAGGCGGCGGCGAGCCGGCTGCTCTTCGCGATGGGCCGCGACCGGCGGCTGCCGCACGTCCTCTCCAGGGTCAACGGCCCGTCCGGGGTGCCGCGGCTCGCTGTGCTGCTGGCAGCGGTGGTGACGCTGATCGCAGCGGTGTGGGCGGCGCGCCGCGACGACGGCCTGGACCGGCTGGTTTCGGTGGTCGACATCGGGGCACTGACCGCGTTCCTGCTGCTGCACGCGTCGGTGGTGGGCTGGTTCGCGGTACGGAAGGGTGAGGGGCCGCCGGTCTGGTGGCGGCATGTGCTGCTGCCGGTGCTGGGCGCGGCGGTGACGATCGCGGTGATCGTGGAGGCGACGAGCACGGCCCAGTGGGTCGGGCTGATCTGGCTGGTGGCCGGGCTCATGGTGCTCGGGGTGCAGCGGGGCAGCCGGGTCGGACGCGAGGTGTGA
- a CDS encoding 4-hydroxy-3-methylbut-2-enyl diphosphate reductase, which yields MTATPSPSPAATPTGDAARGSGARRVLLAAPRGYCAGVDRAVIAVEKALEQYGAPVYVRKEIVHNKYVVQTLEKKGAVFVDETQEVPEGSIVVFSAHGVAPVVHDEAAQRSLATIDATCPLVTKVHKEAVRFANDDYDILLIGHEGHEEVVGTSGEAPEHITLVDGPEDVANVTVRDESKVVWLSQTTLSVDETMETVDALKEKFPQLISPPSDDICYATQNRQTAVKQMGADADLVIVVGSKNSSNSVRLVEVALGAGARASHLVDFAGELDEAWLEGVTTVGVTSGASVPEILVDGVLEWLAARGFGDVEIVKAAEESITFSLPKELRRDLRAEAADLSGK from the coding sequence ATGACTGCTACGCCCAGCCCGTCACCCGCCGCCACCCCGACCGGAGACGCCGCGCGGGGCAGCGGCGCCCGCCGAGTCCTGCTGGCCGCCCCGCGCGGGTACTGCGCGGGTGTGGACCGCGCCGTGATCGCCGTCGAGAAGGCCCTTGAGCAGTACGGTGCGCCGGTCTACGTCCGCAAGGAGATCGTCCACAACAAATACGTCGTGCAGACGCTGGAGAAGAAGGGCGCCGTCTTCGTCGACGAGACGCAGGAGGTGCCCGAGGGTTCCATCGTCGTCTTCTCCGCGCACGGTGTCGCCCCGGTCGTCCACGACGAGGCCGCCCAGCGCAGCCTCGCCACCATCGACGCCACCTGCCCCCTGGTGACGAAGGTCCACAAGGAAGCCGTCCGCTTCGCGAACGACGACTACGACATCCTGCTGATCGGCCACGAGGGCCACGAGGAGGTCGTGGGCACGAGCGGCGAGGCGCCCGAGCACATCACGCTCGTGGACGGCCCCGAGGACGTCGCCAACGTCACCGTGCGCGACGAGTCCAAGGTCGTCTGGCTCTCCCAGACCACGCTCTCCGTGGACGAGACGATGGAGACGGTCGACGCGCTCAAGGAGAAGTTCCCGCAGCTGATCTCGCCGCCCAGCGACGACATCTGCTACGCCACGCAGAACCGCCAGACCGCGGTGAAACAGATGGGCGCGGACGCCGACCTGGTCATCGTCGTCGGCTCCAAGAACTCGTCCAACTCGGTACGGCTGGTCGAGGTCGCCCTCGGCGCCGGTGCCCGCGCCTCCCACCTGGTGGACTTCGCGGGAGAGCTGGACGAGGCCTGGCTGGAGGGTGTCACCACGGTCGGCGTGACCTCGGGCGCCTCCGTCCCGGAGATCCTGGTCGACGGCGTACTGGAGTGGCTCGCCGCCCGGGGCTTCGGCGACGTGGAGATCGTGAAGGCGGCCGAGGAGTCGATCACCTTCTCGCTG
- a CDS encoding DUF4245 domain-containing protein: protein MAGTRSKQTVRGMIQSMAVILAAVAVIYVFVPHGGTSEPVKPVDYRVEQLSAQRAAPYPVQAPVGLPKGWKATSVSYAQDSGHAWHLGFLDPEQQYVAVEQGTGPSDRFVATVSKDASKTSQTQQVGGDTWQRWKGPKYNALVRREHGSTTAVTGTAPYGQLAQMAAALKAEKPDTPGKQGSSAKSEGSVKQ from the coding sequence GTGGCAGGTACGCGAAGCAAGCAGACAGTGCGCGGAATGATCCAGTCGATGGCGGTCATCCTGGCCGCAGTCGCGGTCATCTACGTGTTCGTTCCGCACGGTGGCACTTCGGAGCCGGTGAAGCCGGTCGACTACCGCGTGGAACAGCTCTCGGCGCAGCGCGCGGCGCCGTATCCGGTGCAGGCGCCGGTCGGGCTGCCGAAGGGCTGGAAGGCGACCTCGGTCTCGTACGCCCAGGACAGCGGCCATGCGTGGCACCTGGGGTTCCTGGATCCGGAGCAGCAGTACGTCGCGGTGGAGCAGGGCACCGGGCCGTCGGACAGGTTCGTCGCGACCGTGAGCAAGGACGCGTCGAAGACGTCGCAGACCCAGCAGGTGGGGGGCGACACCTGGCAGCGCTGGAAGGGCCCCAAGTACAACGCGCTCGTACGCCGGGAGCACGGCTCGACGACGGCGGTGACGGGGACGGCGCCGTACGGGCAGCTGGCGCAGATGGCGGCGGCGCTGAAGGCCGAGAAGCCGGATACCCCCGGGAAGCAGGGGAGTTCCGCGAAGTCTGAGGGCTCCGTGAAGCAGTGA
- a CDS encoding malonic semialdehyde reductase, which produces MSLVLDPAAQDLLFREARTANTFTDEPVTEEQVQAIYDLVKYGPTAFNQSPLRITLVRSAEARERLVQHMAEGNQPKTAGAPLVAILSADNEFHEELPQLFPHFPQAKDAFFSERPVREQAAHLNATLQAGYFIVGVRAAGLAAGPMTGFDPAGVQKEFLDDDHTPLMIVNIGKPGDDAWFPRSPRLPLDEVITTV; this is translated from the coding sequence ATGTCGCTCGTTCTCGACCCCGCCGCCCAGGACCTCCTCTTCCGTGAGGCCCGCACCGCGAACACCTTCACCGACGAGCCGGTGACCGAGGAGCAGGTTCAGGCGATCTACGACCTGGTCAAGTACGGTCCGACCGCCTTCAACCAGTCGCCGCTGCGCATCACCCTGGTCCGCTCCGCCGAGGCCCGTGAGCGCCTGGTGCAGCACATGGCCGAGGGCAACCAGCCGAAGACCGCCGGCGCCCCGCTGGTAGCGATCCTCTCCGCGGACAACGAGTTCCACGAGGAGCTCCCGCAGCTGTTCCCGCACTTCCCGCAGGCCAAGGACGCGTTCTTCTCGGAGCGCCCGGTCCGCGAGCAGGCCGCCCACCTCAACGCCACCCTGCAGGCCGGTTACTTCATCGTCGGCGTGCGCGCCGCCGGTCTGGCCGCGGGTCCGATGACGGGCTTCGACCCCGCCGGTGTCCAGAAGGAGTTCCTGGACGACGACCACACCCCGCTGATGATCGTCAACATCGGCAAGCCGGGCGACGACGCCTGGTTCCCGCGCTCCCCGCGCCTCCCGCTCGACGAGGTCATCACCACCGTCTGA
- a CDS encoding WhiB family transcriptional regulator, with translation MLHPPHQSLQVAAVPPQRVPAREDQAGPWHSEAVCRRDEAGLFFAPSKEPTAARLAREEAAKRVCARCPVLVECREHALAQPEPYGVWGGLTAAERRVVLARRRRREVELRSTVQDPMAQAG, from the coding sequence GTGCTGCATCCGCCGCATCAGTCCTTGCAGGTAGCTGCCGTGCCGCCGCAGCGCGTTCCGGCACGGGAGGATCAGGCAGGGCCCTGGCATTCGGAGGCGGTGTGCCGCCGGGACGAGGCGGGACTCTTCTTCGCGCCGTCGAAGGAGCCGACAGCTGCCAGACTCGCCCGCGAAGAGGCGGCGAAGCGGGTCTGCGCCCGCTGCCCGGTGCTTGTGGAGTGCCGCGAGCACGCGCTGGCGCAGCCCGAGCCCTACGGGGTCTGGGGCGGGCTGACGGCCGCCGAGCGCCGTGTGGTCCTCGCCCGGCGCAGGCGCCGCGAAGTGGAGCTCAGGAGCACGGTCCAGGACCCCATGGCACAGGCGGGCTGA